The Episyrphus balteatus chromosome 3, idEpiBalt1.1, whole genome shotgun sequence genome segment AGTTCTTCTTCATACGGTTCAGATTGGACGAATAGTTTGctataatacaaaattaaaacatgtAAATTAAGAATATATTATTTGATATTTGCGTACCGTGCTGCCAAGTTTAATGTTGTTAAGTAACCATCAGCGCTTGTAACAAGAAGTAATTTCTTTGCATCGTTTGTTAGCATTGAAAGAATACTGTCTTCGACTTCTTTAAGTGAGAATACTGCATCCTTAGTCCTTAAATCCCATAGCTTAACTGTTCCACTGTCATCACCTAAATAGTAGGGGTTTCAATTATGCAATGACTTGagctataatattttttttataaaaatgcaaaactatAAACATAAGAGTTTCATTGAGACAGAAATAAACTAAAGATACTTGATAGGTGGAGATAGGATTagaaccaatttttttcttttaccatTCActtaattttggaatacagaattttaaagctagaaaattatttattttttttgtagaaatgtaATTTAGATTTTGCAGAATtatggatttacagaattttcaGATTTACagataatccagtcaaataagggtttcacctcggaatgaatgctaatagaaattttttttgctcaatatcttcgttttggcattctataacatacctcaaaagtctagaaaaatctaatgtccgcgagtcgcgattttcaaggtcaaagcgcgaaaggagattttcaaaattagcaataatagacaatggtattatatacacatatatgatacatgtcttcgaggtattttttaatgctgatgccaaaaaatctaaaatcaagacaatctgacgtctctgaaaaaagttataccagtttttcatctgtcaacccatattattataaagctatgattacacggtcaacgaaatgggtcaacgcgttgactctctgacgtaaaaatgaagtcacaatctgtcccaagagtgtcacgtcgtgtgatcgtcaacgaaaactgctgTCATTGCATTGACGGCTACGATGAcactcgcgttgacacacatttttgggtcaacgcattgactattttcgatgacggtgtaatctctctgtcattgccattgggacgcgttgacagggttttaggactgggtgtcatcgcaatgaccctgtcccagcgttgacgcggcagaatttaataccgtgtcatcgtttcagattgacattgttttttgtatagaaatgtgatgaaagttggatgggaaaaatattttgtagggcgattttttgaatggagtaccgttttggagggagggcggttctcatttcacctttttgttattttttttacaaaaaaaaacttttcggtatggccatggcatccatgttggatgcaaaaaattttttttttgcaaaaaaccaaaaaccatttgtatgtATATTCcaaactacattttaagaccataaccattaacattgggtgcggcgttcctatgctataagcgtttgaaggtggccatattgatttttattcgattttttttaaatcaaatgtcgaaactttattaaatttttttctaatttttcgacaaaactttggtaattttacatttatattcgttcaacaatcttatcagcaatcatttaagactttcatcttaaaagtgcattgcgtatatctcgaaatttttaaatttcaatgcaaccatgtcaaactaatttttgtttaatttttctatgagaacttttttcaaatctcattttctccgctttttttttcaaaatatttttggaaaatttaaatttttggtttgtgtCAAACATTGTGATCAACAGTTttgcgagtcaacgcgttgacactgctaagtaaacgtcacgctgacacacctgcgcgtcaacgtaatttaggagaatattgacgcaatagtgtcaatcgtgtgatagtcaatgttttaaGCATTGACATtgtgaacgttgacggtgagatgacagagagaatatggattttttcttgacgtcagagagtcaacgcgttgaccgatttcgttgaccgtgtaatcatagcttaacagttgcaaacttactaccgaaaaacccttaaaagttatggtagaggaaccaaattttgcatgaaggttttcatatccattattattaagaatcaaaaaaatgcaatgaaaaaaacattcatatctatgaaaaattggtattttttgaaaaaaagggaacattttgggatatgcactaaaaaacattctggtacaatcttggaattagtgctaataggctaatttttgtgtttctatctttgtttggatattctatatcttatgtcaaaaatctaaaaaaaatctcatgtctgcaagtttacgaaaaaatatgGGAGGTAGGTacctttaataataatttaaatatatttacagccctatttataaactcatcatagagagtacatagcattatgtactctttataatgtatttaaacaaaaaattgtgatttataatatatatgcaacgtttaataaaggttgtataagctaaacgcgttttgaggttgtttagagcctgaataagaatttattttgcttaaatgtcattGGAACTTcacataattttcagaaaaataaaacatagcAATGATttgcatatatatattttttttaattgaagaatgtattttttgacaatttgaaatcaactaaaacaaaaaataagaaatttggagattttttcctgATATAATTTCCTgatttatgtatatatgtatgtaggtatattatatgacattgagaactttcactcacatttttgtttttttttttttttgtttattttcgaatcagatggaattattttatcgacagatggagttgtttgtcgttttaaaaagtacttattttcttttttagtacttatttggacacaaacctagcataattataatggctaagaaaatgttttaataaatagaaatttatgaaaCGTCGCATAGAGGCTACGtaaaactttatgtattgtataactatgcagccgtttagagctgtttagcgaaatctaataaataaggctgttaatgtataaaatatttgattatTTTCATTCTTCATTTACaaatacagtagtccctcgataatgtgaattaccgataatttctctaaaatgtgaatcgccaaaaatttacattgtcatctctataatgtgaactttgaaaatttttagactctgtaatgtgaatttcttttgtaaaagcTTGTGTGTTTTTCTTGTTGGTGCacgcaatttttttataatcctgATATAATAGATAGTAATAGACAACTGTTATTGGTCTAGATAAATCTTAAGATATATTAAATgcgatgacttttttttttgatgttttgaaaTGGAGTATACTCGTATAATTActtgtattgaaattttttttcaataaatgcttaaatttaacttcaaaaaatgtttgtgtgttACATTCATtgcttataaatattgttttaatcagtttaatgaaaattagaaatagttccagtaatgtgaatccttctaaaatccgaaaacgccttgttttaattagttcacattatcgagggactactgtataATGTATTCACATTTTTTAAGCCGAACAGGAATATCACTGGCAGacacgaaatattttttaaacgacaaataaaaaatttatttatttacatctTCTCTTccaattagttttttattttaattatttcaaggGTAATATCACTAGCAgacacaaaatattttccacAACAAAACCAAAACGAAAGCCAAACTACAGCAAAATGTCAGTCGTATTGAAAAAACGAGTATCGTTCAGCCTTAAACGATTTTCGTTTTACGCAGTCGCGTGTCATCGTTTTtatacgataatcgttttacggaGTCGCTTTTCAACGATAACGAGTCGATttaaacgataatcgttttacgtaATAGGCCCCCTGGGATCCAGACaagagtgattgtgaggctttcGCTTAGCATTGAGAGTTgctctctgcactgctgaaccagtttggatgatgtcatgacCGAAGAAATTGCTTTTAGAGCTGCCTGATtatctgttagtatagctaCATTCTgggtttgatttaaatttattcttagtAAATTGCAAGCTTCCTTATTTACCAGCAATTCTGCTTGAAACACGCTTGCAAAATTTGGaagtcgaaaggattttgaaatattaagggATTCCAGATAGACACCCGCACCAACCCCATAgtccatttttgagccatcagtAAAAATGCAAGTGTCGAAGTTTTTCGTCACAATGCCCTCTTCCCAGTCTGTTACATTTTTTatgaaggtctatgggtaaAAGGTGTAAGAGAACGTTTAGAGCCTCAGTGAGGCATCTTTTAAGATAGtaagaaattttcattttaagctTAGCTGTTATCTCTGATGTTCAAATCTTGAGAACAGttacggccgatttcttcacagagtcctagcactagtaccggtcctagtcctaaagttagtactcaaatcggtatcaactcatttcttcactcaGGTACTAAGCCttagaactgtcaatttaggaccgagtactagttaggactctgtactagctagctcctcaaaatcagctaggacctggttattataccaatcgttaggactcaaatcggtaccaaaTGATTTCTTCACCAAAGTCCTAAGCcttagtactgtcaaattggtaccgagtattagttaggactcggtattTGTTAGGACCTTGAAATCGGTAGTCTAGCGCTTAGTACTTGAATCAAAGCAATGAATTTCATTTactgttatttttattgaaatctgtAAAATTACACATCTATATGCAAACTGTCTATGTTATTTCTTTATATGATTATTCTTCCTATAGGCAACTGGTGGTTCATCCGTTGCTAGTCCAGATTATTGAAATCCCTCGTCATTGGTTATTAGATTTGCCAATTTGAATTAGATCAAAACATTCCATTTTTGATTGTCACACTTCTtgattgaactttattttttttttcttgttggggctttttaagctttattatgtatattttttttaaatattttctcaatGGTGATATCATTAATTTAACGTTTTATgtctatttgttttgttttatttgttgaaatatcaaaataaaataatttcaaacatcaaaatattgtcaaaatgacagttagaccagttttatacgaattaattcttaggaccgcgttgtgaacttagatcaggtcctataaatgtgaagaaatgctcaggtccTAACTTTTCCTTAGGACCAAGTACTAGTGCTAGGACCTGGGCTAGCTAGACCGTGTACTAAGCTGGCTTAGTActcatgtgaagaaattggccgttaaGAAAAGTGTAACGAAGAGAATGTCAAGATTTTGTTCATAAGTGCCGGCAAGCCTGATAGCTAGTTCACCAACGAATCGTAGCTAATTCAATAACCTGGGAAAGCCACAGATAAAGCAGTCACCGACCGAAAGAAAAACCATGTTAAAATAAGTAATTATTTAAAAGACAGTTTGCGTTGCGGATGTTCATaactcaataaaaataaattttttgaaaactgaataTTTAGTGTTTTGGtgcagttttgttttatagCAGTCATTGGGCGAATCTAATGAAGACAATTTTGATCATAGTCTGCAATactagctgtgttttttttttttggcattactATCCTTATCCGCAGTTGGCGTTTAgatgttttacaaaaacaacatgCAGCTGCCGATATGAATAGAAGCTAAACCAAGCTGCGGATAGCTATGCCAAAAAAACGCCTACTATTTGTAAATAGAAGACATTTTGTGTTGGAAATTGGAAGACAGATGTCGGACGGCCATCACTGATACCACTGCCCGTAAAATAGTCCCGAAAGATgatattttgagttaaaattgtATGCAGGTGACTTCATTTATACTTTCATAAACTGTGGTTTTCCTATTAGAAATGGATAATTTTCTGCAAAGCGaacgtttttatttcataataatttattcaaaaactgcATTGCTATTGCgatatatcttaaaaaaaaaaattacaaaatgccaaaattagaataaaaatcaataaattcgaaAATTACACATTTCAAAGCACACCAAAGTTCAAAAATgctcatacaattttaaaataaatgcaaaaactcAATAAGATTTGAGTATTATCGTCGCTAGACTGTCGATTTTTAGGTTCTAACTTTTACGAAGTCCTAAGTAAaactcggtaccaatttgacagtactagggCCTAGTACttgtgtgaagaaatcacttggtaccgatttgagtactaacgattggtataataaccaggtcctagctaattttgaggagctagctagtaccgagtcctaagtagtactcggtcctaaattgacagttctagggcttagtacttgggtgaagaaatgagttgataccgatttgagtactaacttttggactaggaccggtactagcgctaggactctgtgaagaaatcggccgtaagGGATTTATAAAATGTATGCTAACAAAACAGGGACTGAATGGATAAATTATGCATGTGAAGTGATAAaggtagtttttgaaaatttagccCTTTTCTCTATTACTAATATTCTTGAAATTAAAATGGTGTTAAAAGGCCAAAGATATGTACTGCTTTtctataaaaagatttaaaaaactcAAAGCATTCAAAAATCGGTTTAGCACCTCAAATTTGTAAAAGCTTCAATTATAACAAATCGTTCGTTTGTGCTTTTATCTTGTGTAggaaattttaagtttcattccttctcaaaataaaaatctctaGAACTTACCACTACAAAACATATTCTCATCAATAACTAGTAATTTATTGATAGCATCTTCATGTGCTCCATCATAGAATTGTTTCAGTTTTTCCGTTTCCATGTCTGTGATCATAATAGACTTGTCCTTTGAACCCGTAATCAGGAATTTACCATCGCCCGTGAATTCAACATCACGACAAGCTTTCGTATGCACTTCGATTGTTTTCAAATGTGTGTTCTCTTCGTTGGCGTATTTGTAAAGATGCACATCGCCTGTTATAGTTGCTATCGCAATTATATCTTCTTCCGGATGGAAAGTGATGTCGGCAATAAAGTCGTCCAACTTAATTTCAGGCGGTGAAGTACGTGGCTTCTTAATGGCGGCAATAATAGCCCGAACAGTCTcgtcttcttcttcatcttcattCATTTCCTCGACGGCCGTTGAACCACTTGGTTTGTCGTCGTTGTTGGCAGCAGCGGTTGCatcttcatcgtcgtcgttaGTGTCATCAGAATCATCCTCGTCCGGATTgaaatcatcatcatcgctAATGGGAAAGTCTGGTTCTGAATCGCTAGCAAAGTTTTCAATAACTAAGGCGGCATCGTCTTCGATCAATCCTAAACTATCGTCGGAATCGTCACTTGTAGCTGGTTTGAAGAAATCAcgcctttaaaaaaattatatttattaaataagaaaatcttAAAAGTTTACTTTGTGCTTACATTATTGATGAGTATTAGAAGAAGttccttcttaaaaaaatataataaaagaaaattaattatttatttttggagaACGCAAAAGATTGGGAGCacgcttttttgtaaaaatgttttattttgatattttttgataagaaatgtcaaattttgtttgttgcaaGATGGTACGCCTGTGTGTGATGCATATGTGTTTGTGAAGAGAGTGTTTGTAGAGATATGATGCGTTCCAGGTACaagtatagattttttttctggaaaatagGTCTCCATTTTCTCCATTCTAGTACGCAGATCCAGACaaattaaggcttaactacattcaccactttttgaaaaagtacaaaagtgaaaatattttttttctggctagcgcaattgttttgtgaaaaagagtatacaaattgttttttagaccaaaaaataagctttctgcatcatttcttttaaatttcttatccgaaaatctatacaaaaatgcgtttgaaaattttcacttttgtactttttcactttttgagccaatgtagttaaccctttaggtgtgttttttattaccaccggtcttaactggacaaaaaaacgcagtcggggctaaggaaTATACATGTTAAATGCCCCTTGGGCTTAActgttaagcccagagaattttctgggcttaactttttcaacagatttaaagcTGTGCTACCAActcaacttgttcgtaaattgtttagaatttgtttaaaaacatcaaaactgatgtttggaaggacaattattattttaaatatttatttaacagttagatgaacttttttttcaaaaacacacaagaaaccccaaaagagaaaaatatgacaactttatatttttttgtgtcagctgatttcggaacatttagtatgtagtgctgccaatttttctcgctaatccccgaggcgttttttttaaccagttaagcccggtggtaataaaaaacacacctattgcagccctgtgcctacgttctgtaacttagtcgagaacttctcgcatcgaaaaattttgaaacaaaaattccatacgtttctctatttggaaaaataacctgtgtctgtatctcgatgtgagaagcacccctgtaaattttttattccattggaattattggaaactgttaaaaaaaaaaagaaaatatttgtaccTTTGGCCATCAAAGGTCATATAGACATAGGGCCAGTTTGTTGACACTCGGTAATCTTTAATCAGTGATTATTCCAGTTGATTATAGTAGAATCCGTTTGTTCACTAAAATTGTAATCAAGGAATCTATGATTTGAGTAGTTAATTTGAGATTTCGTTAATCAACCGATTTTGCTCGATTAGCACCATTTAATCAAGGGTTTACTGAAATTCAGTTTTTTCATacttgattttcaaacaaaaacaaacgaaatTTGACATAAGCATGAAgtttcccttaaaaaaaataaacaattcctTGGCCTTAGAGATAATTTATTGATCAATCAATAGTTATAAAAAGTAGGGAATAGATTCTTATCTTCTTCAATTCTTTGGCTGATGCCAtacaaaataatgcaaaattattaattgtgtatttattttttattattattcaaattGAAGGTGCCATTCATGTCATTGTTATTAATAACAAGtttaaaacaatatattttttcttatcttaATCAAATGAATAAGTTTCCAAAAATTCACGCCGGCCATTCGATAACCAAACAAAAAGgttccacatacaccacagtgtaccaaTTCACTTTATGAGTCATGGGCAGAGGGCAGTATTAGTATAAAAATGCCTTCCAAGCTGCATCCTTTCTCCATATGTATTTCTTCTGCGAGaccattgaaattgttttttttttcttcggccTCGGGAAAAATCCATTTCTTTTGGATTTTGACCGCTTTGAAATATTTCTGAAAACAGAAGAGTTTTTATAGAGAAAGTGTTTTACCAAATGttcataaataataaataaaaaaaaaaatactattaatggttgtaaataacaattttcttacCTTCCTCGCTGTAAACGCtcttttcaaattaatattcacaaacaaaatgtcaaaaacgtcaatataatgaaaaaataacttaattcttGATTAAGTTTTGACAACAAAACTGACGGATAGAC includes the following:
- the LOC129917065 gene encoding WD repeat-containing protein 55 homolog, giving the protein MRDFFKPATSDDSDDSLGLIEDDAALVIENFASDSEPDFPISDDDDFNPDEDDSDDTNDDDEDATAAANNDDKPSGSTAVEEMNEDEEEDETVRAIIAAIKKPRTSPPEIKLDDFIADITFHPEEDIIAIATITGDVHLYKYANEENTHLKTIEVHTKACRDVEFTGDGKFLITGSKDKSIMITDMETEKLKQFYDGAHEDAINKLLVIDENMFCSGDDSGTVKLWDLRTKDAVFSLKEVEDSILSMLTNDAKKLLLVTSADGYLTTLNLAARKLFVQSEPYEEELSCMGTFRGDSKLIVGTSKGRLYTYNWGQFGYHSDMFPGVKSSMSVMIPVTDRIACVAGEEGILRAVHIAPFKTLGVVGQHSLPIEALDISNNGQLLASTSHNNDVRFWNVTYFEDFADIKYNSKHNAHRENRHNLPSSKYTNASDFFSDLAGGDD